TTTGAAAACTGCTGTCAACGAATTCTTTTAAAGCAAGTTCAGGCTCACCGCATATAATAAAATCAGCTCCGCTTTTCTTCAACGTCCAATCCGGTTCTATTGTTCCGTGTGGTCCTATCAGGAGTGTTTTAACTTTTATATGTTTTTTGATTGTTTTGATAGTTTGGCTGACAACCTCAATATCAGGAAAACAGCATCTCCAGAATAAGTATGTATTTGCCGTACAAGTAACCACTATATCAGGCTCTATATCAGATATCTTTAATGCAATTTCTTCCAACGATAAATCATCACGAAAAGCATCAACAAGATAGACTGAATGATTTTGCTCTAACAATGCTCCAATATAGCATAACTCTATAGGCTGATAAGGTCTCGTACTACCTAAATCAGGATAAATACTGTCATGATAGCGCCAATTACATTGTAATAATATAACTTTCATAAACACCTGTCTCTATATTATTTTTTCTACAACATCTTCCAAAGAAGTTTCTTCTATACTAATATCATGGATATCACAAGAGGTCAGAAGTACGTTCACAACATTAGTTACGCTGCTCTTGGAGACTTTAATGGAAGCTTTCATTTCGTTCAAATCAACAACCTCTCCATATGTACTCAACTCTTCCTTAGTGGGCAGCTCATTAAATGAAACATTAACGATTTTATCATCACTAAATTTCTTTATTAAATCCTCTTGATTTCCATCGAATATGATATTACCTTTATCAATTACTATTATACGATTGCAAAGTTCCTGAACATCCTTCATATAATGGCTTGTAAGGATTATAGTATTACTGTTTTGTTGATTGTACTCTTTAATGAACTTTCGGATTGTCTTTTGGGATTTCACATCTAGTCCGATAGTCGGTTCATCCAGCAATAAAACGCGAGGGTTATGAAGCAGTGCTGCAATCAGCTCCATTTTCATACGTTCCCCAAGTGATAGTTTTCTTACCTGTATATTTATTTTTTCCTCAACCTCAAGTTTTTCAACCAGATAATCTAACCTATTCATAAAATCCTTATTGGGGATTGAATAAAGCCTTTGGTTCAAATAAAAGGTATCCTGCGCAGGTAAGTCCCACCACAATTGATTTTTTTGACCCATAACAATAGAAATTTGCTTTAAAAATTCATTTTTTCGTTTCCATGGTTGATATCCCAATACATTTACCTCACCGCTGGTAGGGTAAAGTATCCCTGACAAGGTTTTCAAAACTGTGGTTTTTCCGGCACCGTTTGATCCGATGAAACCCACTAATTCTCCTTCCTGAATTGAAAAACTAACCTGTTTGACGGCTTCATTAAATAATTTTTTCCTATGAAACAAATTTTTGAATGATCCTGACAAACCCTGTTCCTTTTCGTAGTAACTGTATTTTTTAGTTAAGTTGTTCACTCGAATCGTTTCCATATGACTTTTCTCCTTAATCATTTTTATCAAAAACGAAATATATAGTATTTATATATAATTTTCCGCATAATACTTTTTGAGAATCCAAATACAAATGTATACTTTTCAATTCTTGTTCGTTTAAGTCTACTTGTATTGGAAAACGTAGTAGATTCCATCCTTCATGTAATCGGTGTGCTCTAAGTATAGTCTCTCTCTTGTCTGAGGTTTCAACTGTAACTTTCATCATCCCATAACTTGAGAGTCTAAATACACCCTTTTCTATCCATACATCTATTCCAAGTATTTTGTTTTGTATCTCTATTTCTCTATCTAATTCATAGTCACAGATTAAGTTTTCTCCTGATAAATCTGTTACATCTAATCCAAGACCCATTGAACAATCAAAATCCCACGTCTTAATACAGCTATTAATATTTAAATTACATTGTGTGTCCCAAAGTACTTGTTTTGGTATGGTTATTTCGAATTTTTTGTCTTGTTTATAATATTTAAGTTGGTTACTTTTCCAAAGTGCGTATATAACAGTACTTGGAGATACAAGATTAATACACCTTTCAGGTTTTGTACATACAATGGTATATTCCGGACATTCACAATCATCGGGAGGAATAATTCCTATATTAATATTACTTAGGGGACGATGGTCGTTACCAATTCTCGGTTTCTCTTTACCATATATGGTAATGCTGGGTATATTAAATGCTGCAGCAATATGTCCCCCGGCACTGTCGACCCCTACAAAAAAATCACAATTCTTTATAGCAGAAATAAACTCTAAAATACTTAAGTTTTCACCGACATTAAATACCCTATCATGTTCAATTACCCGAAAATCCAAATTAACTAATTGAATGTCAGGTACAACTGATATTAAACCATCAATTAATTCCCGAATACGATCATTGCTCCAGCTTTTTGATTCCATCGATGCATTAAATTGCAGTCCTATCGTCACCTTTGTACAATCTATTCCGGCTAAGTTAAACAAGCTGCATATATGCCTGTCAATTTTCTCACTGGTTGTAATACATTGGCTAGTATATTCGTCTACACCTGCTATCCTTGCATACACATCAATGAAATTCAATTTTTCATTATTAAAATAAGCCGTAGTATCCCATGTCAATGATATCGCCTGTTCAAATCTTCTAGTCATTAACAAATCTGATATCAGGTTTGTTATAATATATGGAAAACCTGGCGGATCCGGGCGCATCGAACAAATGAACATTTCATCTATGTTAGGATTTTGCCTATAAATAATGTTAGCTTTAACATTAATAATTAATGTAATATTGTATTCCGGATATTTCTTTTTTATCCCCGGCAGCAGGCTAGTAAGCCGAACAGCATCACCGATTCCCGGCATATCAATTAGTACAGCCAATCTTTTTTCACGATGCATATCTGCATTCTTTTTTATTTTGATATAACTGACATGTTGAAAAATAAAATAAGTTGTACAATTTTCATCTGTTCCAACAGCTCTTATAAAAAAGCTATATTCTGCAAGTTTAGCTTTTATAAATAAAAGCCATGCAGCTTGCTCCAAGTTTCGCTCTTCCTGTTTTCGTTTCTTATTGAGAGTGTTTTCTGAAGTTAAGTATAGAGAATGCCCCTTCTGCGATATAATCGTTTTTGTTTCGGACAGCTCTTTGCATAATTGGTTTTCAATCTCTGCCGGAATGTTATCGATGACTACAATGTCATAGTATCCTTCCTTCTCTTTTTCAAAATACTCCCATGGGATACAGGATTTATCCTGCGAATCCTCTTTTGTTATATTAACATTCTGCTGTATTATATAATCATATTTATAGGTATCCCACCAACGCTTTAAAATTATCTGATTGTATCTTTCCTTTGCAGAAGGTCTAATCATAGACACTAAAGGCCATTCAGACTTAATAATCTTTACATACCCTTCTTCCCGAATAAAGATATGTAATTCTGATAAAGATTTCAGTTTATAATTGACGGGAATTTTGGTTAATAGCCACTTTTTATTAATTAGGACAGGTAACCATGTCTGAGCATCAACTACAACCCTAGTGTCATCCTCCAAGCCTGATACATAGTTTTGGAGCCATTCATCGGCATCCTCCCTCAATGTCAAAAAGTTATCCAATAATAAAATCCAGTCTGTCGGTATTCTTTGAACAAAATCATAAAATGCAATATCGTCCTGATGAATATTAAACAAATACTGTGTTCTATCAGCAATCTCTCTTTGTTCCGGTTCAGCCTGTTTGCATAATCCAATTAATTTTATTTCCGTTTTTAACATAAACCCTACCCAGCTTACTTATGTATTTTGTTTTTATACAACAACAATTCTTCAACGATTTCATCC
This region of Clostridium sp. BNL1100 genomic DNA includes:
- a CDS encoding ATP-binding cassette domain-containing protein: METIRVNNLTKKYSYYEKEQGLSGSFKNLFHRKKLFNEAVKQVSFSIQEGELVGFIGSNGAGKTTVLKTLSGILYPTSGEVNVLGYQPWKRKNEFLKQISIVMGQKNQLWWDLPAQDTFYLNQRLYSIPNKDFMNRLDYLVEKLEVEEKINIQVRKLSLGERMKMELIAALLHNPRVLLLDEPTIGLDVKSQKTIRKFIKEYNQQNSNTIILTSHYMKDVQELCNRIIVIDKGNIIFDGNQEDLIKKFSDDKIVNVSFNELPTKEELSTYGEVVDLNEMKASIKVSKSSVTNVVNVLLTSCDIHDISIEETSLEDVVEKII
- a CDS encoding glycosyltransferase family 9 protein, producing the protein MLKTEIKLIGLCKQAEPEQREIADRTQYLFNIHQDDIAFYDFVQRIPTDWILLLDNFLTLREDADEWLQNYVSGLEDDTRVVVDAQTWLPVLINKKWLLTKIPVNYKLKSLSELHIFIREEGYVKIIKSEWPLVSMIRPSAKERYNQIILKRWWDTYKYDYIIQQNVNITKEDSQDKSCIPWEYFEKEKEGYYDIVVIDNIPAEIENQLCKELSETKTIISQKGHSLYLTSENTLNKKRKQEERNLEQAAWLLFIKAKLAEYSFFIRAVGTDENCTTYFIFQHVSYIKIKKNADMHREKRLAVLIDMPGIGDAVRLTSLLPGIKKKYPEYNITLIINVKANIIYRQNPNIDEMFICSMRPDPPGFPYIITNLISDLLMTRRFEQAISLTWDTTAYFNNEKLNFIDVYARIAGVDEYTSQCITTSEKIDRHICSLFNLAGIDCTKVTIGLQFNASMESKSWSNDRIRELIDGLISVVPDIQLVNLDFRVIEHDRVFNVGENLSILEFISAIKNCDFFVGVDSAGGHIAAAFNIPSITIYGKEKPRIGNDHRPLSNINIGIIPPDDCECPEYTIVCTKPERCINLVSPSTVIYALWKSNQLKYYKQDKKFEITIPKQVLWDTQCNLNINSCIKTWDFDCSMGLGLDVTDLSGENLICDYELDREIEIQNKILGIDVWIEKGVFRLSSYGMMKVTVETSDKRETILRAHRLHEGWNLLRFPIQVDLNEQELKSIHLYLDSQKVLCGKLYINTIYFVFDKND